In Acomys russatus chromosome 28, mAcoRus1.1, whole genome shotgun sequence, the genomic window gcaagaccctgtcatatatgtgtatgtgtgtgtatgtatgtatatacacataaatatatgtatgtgtatatacacatgtgtatgtatgtatacgtgtgtgcatgtatgtgtatatatacgtgtatatgtgtgtatctctatgGCATGTAGTAAATACTCAGGAAagactaacatttaaaaaaaagacttatttattatttacacaatattctcagcacaccagaagagggcaccagatctcattatagatggtcatgagccaccatgtggttgctgggaattgaactcaggacctctggaagagcagtcagtgcttttaacctctgagccatctctccaacccaagacTAACATTGTTTAAAGTTAGCTTTTACCTACTTGTCGTAAtgctcacctataatcccagcactcaggaaactgaggcaggtagGAGAATTGCCTTGGTGTTGATGAGAGCCTGGGCCATGCAACAACTCCAAACCAACCAAGGCTACGTAAAATgccaaaaggtgtgtgtgtggggagggggtacATTGTCTTTGTCCCACACCCTGAGCTGCTAGTTTCTGTGCAGGAGATGGGTACTGTGCATGCACGAGACTGTGGGCTCACTTCCAGGCACTGCTCAGAACACTCCATGGTGTCTCCTCAGGAGATGCCTACAGTCTCACTCAATAGAACCGGAAGTTTCAGGTCATCCCCTGGAACAAAAAtagggctgggaatatagctcggtggtagagcgtTTGCCAGGAACGTGTGTCTTAAACtgtaaattcaatccccagcaccgcaACACAACGAAACGTAAGTTTCACAAAAATCAGAACTGTATGTTCTTGCCCACCAAGGTCTGGAAAGGGAGAATACAGACTAGTAATTTAAATATTGGTCTGCTGAAGAGACCGTTCTTCTAGCCTTAAGGGCCCAATTCCAcgtcctttcttcccagtccgGTTCTCCACCAAGGGACATGAAGTTGCCTTCACCATCCGCATAAGACATCCTCCCAACCCTCGGCTGTACCCACCTTCATCTCTACCCCAGGGAGGTGAGGCTGAGGGATTAGGGAAATAAAGAGGGGGTTGGCCCCGGGAGAGGCTGctttcccatttctctttctcactccccCCTCGCCCACCCACTCTCCGCACCCTGCATCTTGCTTTCAGCCCAGTACAACATTAGTGCTCTAGTCACCATTGCCACCAAGACCTTTCTTCGTTATGATCGGCTGCGGACACTCATTGCCAGCATCCGACGCTTTTACCCCACTGTCACCATAGTCATCGCTGACGACAGCGACAAACCGGAGCGCATTAGCGATCCCTACGTGGAGCACTATTTCATGCCCTTCGCCAAGGTGCGCAGCCCGCAAAGCTGAGCCAGAGCGCCGGTCGGGGGTGGGGGTCCGAGGCGCTAGGGGACTCTGGGAAGGGGGCGTTGCCCTCCGATAGCCACTTCCAGGGTAGTGATAACGGACCACCTGCCTCAGAAACAAGTGTGTGCCCCTTTTTAAGGGTTCCTGGAATCAGGAATTCTGCCTATCTCATACGTTCTGCATTCTTGAAATGGTGCTTAATACCTATAGTTATAGCATGAACGGATGCACGAAGCAACAAAACACATCTCAACACCCTTCTCCAAAAGACTCAAGATCCCTAGGAAGAGGATTGGGAACCTTCGGGTTTTTAAAACCACAGTTTCCGGTCATCGGAAAGCACTCAAACTTCTAGAGACCAGCACAGACTGATTCGAGGGgtcagggaaggggggggggagatgttaGAGGCTTCCCTGTTTTCTACAGACTCCCCAACCGTATACAACTCTCCTAGGGTTGGTTCGCAGGTCGGAACCTTGCAGTGTCCCAGGTAACCACCAAATACGTGCTGTGGGCGGACGACGACTTTGTCTTCACGGCACGCACCCGGCTAGAGAAGCTTGTGGACGTGCTAGAGAGGACGCCCCTGGACCTGGTAGGGGAGGGGAGCGGAatgtgggaggggagaagggccTTAACATGTGACGCCACCCCGGGAGATAGTCTGGGTCTCTGTGGTGCTGACGCCTAGGGGGCGCCTCTAGGGAGCGCCCTACTCTCGGGGACCTTGTCCTAACTGGAGCATCCGCTGGCTCCCCGCAGGTAGGGGGCGCGGTGCGGGAGATCTCAGGCTTCTCTACCACCTACCGGCACCTGCTGAGCTTGGAGCCAGGCGCCCCAGGCCTTGGGGACTGCCTCCGGCAAAAGCGCGGCTACCACCACGAGCTCGTCGGCTTCCCAAGCTGCGTGGTCACCGACGGCGTGGCCAACTTCTTCCTGGCGCGCACAGACAAAGTGCGCGAGGTGGGATTTGACCCGCGCCTCAACCGGGTGGCACACCTGGGTGagtggcgccctcttctggcaaggcGTGGGAAGGTCCAGGTGCAGCTCCTGGCGGGGCCTGCTTCCACTCACGCCCTCCCACCGCCCTCCCTTTGGTAGTTCTGCCTGAGGTTACCAGGGCTGCACCTGAGCTAAATCAAAATCTCCAACTTCGGCCTATCATCCCATTTACACGTCAGACAGCACAGCTGCTGGTCGGCCTTGAACTTCCCCTCTACTGCAAAGGTCACCCTACTGCCAGCTGCTTCCCCAGGTTCAGACCCTACTTAGAGGTCTCTATGAAATGAACTCCACTTTACACAAGAGTGAAACAAACCgaagtggctgggtgtggtggcgcacgcctttaatcccagcactctggaggcagaggcaagcggatctctgtgagttggaggccagcctggtctacaaagcgagtccaggacagccagggctacacagaaaaaccctgcctcgaaaaacaaaaaccaaacaacaacaacaacaaaagcaaccaaaaaacaacaaaaacaaacaaacaaaaataaaccaaaataagcTGGTTTTGTGTAGCCGCCCTCCAAGCCCTAGATTTCAGTTCTCCCTAGGAAATGGCTTTCTCCACCTTCAGGAGCCTTAACGGTTTGCTctccccacctccaaccccagAATTCTTCCTGGATGGACTTGGTTCCCTTCGTGTTGGCTCCTGCTCTGATGTGGTTGTGGATCATGCATCGAAGGTGAAGCTGCCATGGGTATCAAAGGGCGCAGGGGCTGAAACTTACGCCCGCTACCGTTACCCGGGATCACTGGACCAAAGTCAAGTGGCCAAAACTCGCCTGCTGTTCTTCAAACACCGGCTGCAGTGCATGACCTCTGAGTGACTGATTCGGGCCTTCCCAATGTCAGGCTGGGCCTGCCTCCTGTCCCTCCCTGACAGGAACCCCAGGAACCCCTCCAACCCCTGAGCACCCCATTGATGAGCACCCCGACTTCCTGACCATCTCTTTCCACCAATCTGATCCCTAATGGGTTTGTCCTGGTGACACCCTTCTTTTCTGTTGAGTGACCAGAGGCCATACCCTCCCCCACAGCCAGTGCCAAGTCCTCCCCTGACCCCATTCCTATGAGgcaggaaatggggaggggggtgttTCACAATCCAAGTGCCAAAGAGCCCAGAAGGACTCTGAGACCCTCATGTGGAAACACTCTCACCTCCTGAGGGGCAGGAAAACTCCCAATGTGCAACCCCTGGGACAtgcaccccaccccagctctggaTCCAGAACCGTGTGTACCGGCTCTGACATTTCCCCACAGAAAGCACTGTGACTGGAGTTCTGTGGAGCTGGTGAACACACGGCGAAAGCCATTTTTACTTGTGTCTCTGCAGTACTTTGGGCACTGGGGGCCtgggcgggaggtgggggtgggggagttggggaagagcGGGTCTGGAGAGGTTCACATGCAGATGCCAAGCCCCACATCGTGGGCTGCAGGCACTCGCAGCTTCATCTTATTGGTTGCACCAGCGGGTCTCAGGGACTGTGGCCTTCCTCACACACATGCTATCAGGGCCTCTCACACTCCAAATGGCCTTGGTCAGACCCACACCGTGCAAATCTTTGGGCCCGTGGGTTTCTGGAGAAGACATGGGACGGTTTGGGACATTAGCGGTCACATTCTCTGCCACTTATCGGTGCCCTGGAGATATATCACTCCTTTGGAAACCTTGGTTCCGTTCTTCACCCTTGGTAAAGGGTGGTCCAGACTCCCAAATTTggctggtttttggttggttggttggttttttgaggtagggattctctgtgtacctctggtTGTTctagaactcaatatgtagaccagactggtctcgaattcaaagaaatcttcctgcctctgcctcccatgtggaGGTTAAGGGTATGCCTACCTCTGCCCTCTAGTCTGCTAGATagctcctcccacttccctcttcaTCTCCCTCAGTCCCATCTCCAAGCCCCTCTTCCCGGGTTCCCATCTATCCAGGGTAGTCcacctaacccttaccctagcCCAGCACCTCCTGGCTCCCACTCTCCATGCTACTGCCCTTACCAGCCGCTCCAGGGCATGCGCAGCTGCATCCTGGACACTCACAAAGAGCTGTTCTGGAGTCATTCTCTCCAGGAGTCCCGCCCGGGTCAAGGTCTCCAGCACTAAGGCTGTGTGGGAAGAGGGTCAGGTGCTGGGCCTCCTGAATCCATCCTCCCACACGGCCAGTCAGTCCCCCGCCTCCTGCCCCTCTGTtgctcacaccacacaccatTACACTGAGCCAGGAGAAGGCAGATCCCAGCGTCCTGGCATCGTCTGGTGAGCTGGAGAAATCAGACAAAGGGGTTAAACCCAGTCAAGGGCATCAGAGGGATGAGGAGTTTTTCCTTAGCTTCACTACTCCCTCACCTGGACCACTTCCCCGGCCCCTGCAGCATCTGCAAAGGGGATGCCACTGAAGTCGAGGACCACCACTCTGATGGGCTCCGCACCTAAGATGGGAGGAGGCACGGGTACCCAGACCAGTCTGTGCTTCACGACCAAATCTCCCTCTCTGTCATCCCATCTCACCTTTGTCAGGTAGACTACCTGGCTATAAATAGAGAAAACCAAGAAGATTACAGGTACTGTACTCGGAATGTATGGGCCTCCCAAACCCGGAAGGTCCACACTCCTCCTTGACCCAAACCCTCACCACGCTTCTTTCTCCAAGCCCCAGATGCCACTCCATGATGCGGCGGAACTGCCCACGGGTTGCAAAGTAGAGCGGTGCTGGATAGCTCAGGATAcagaggccaggaacctggaggagctAAGGAGTAAGACAGTCAGGAATGCCCTGCCGGGATCACTCCTTCCTCCTTCGGCTGCAGCCCACCCACCTTATGGCTCTCTCTGAGTGGCCTGTAGAGCTCCGTCCCCTCAGCCAGTCCAAGGGCAAGGCACTGCACCCTAGGGAAGAATCTAAGGTTAGAGTCCCAGCCTAGCCTGGCCTGGCCCAAGTCACCCCAGAGTATCTATGCCGCTCCCCATCTCCGTGCTCACCTCTGAGTTCGGCAGACCACCGTCATCATAGAGACGACCACACCCACAGCCAGGCCCAGGTCCACATTCAGGGTCACTACAGCCAACCACGTGACCATCCACACAGCCTGAAGGACATGGATATGGGTGTATTTCCCAGAAGTAACGGGTTCAAGGACAAGAGAGAGGATGACCCAGGAGACCGGAAGCACGGTGGATAGCTCACAAGTGTTCACACCAAATACAGCATCAGACCCTATCCCAGTTGGGAGGTCCGTGGTAGGGAACTCTGCTAATATTCGTGAATTCTGGGTTCAATCTTCAGAACCACCCAAAATACCCCCAAACCAACAttcacaccccacccccctttcctCTTCCGACCTATGgatgagcttgtgtgtgtgttggacgtTGCATGGGTGTTAAAGAACTTGGGGCGATCAGCTTTGGtccatggcagaggcaggggatacTTGGGGGGCGGCAACCTGGGATAACGCCATTTCTCACAAAGTCCACGTGGCTGACGCGCCATAGCTGTGGAAGTTCCCGCATCTGGAAGAGCATCTGGCGCATGCTGGAGATATTAATGCAAGCCAGAACAGCCTGGAGATAAGAGAAGCCAGGCCGTCATCAGGACAAAGGTTCTGGAATCCAGACAGTTCCCACTCAAGGGCACAGTGCCtgttcttccccctcccccccaccccatcgccaaccccaccccccacccccaccccaccctaccccgccTACCTTGGGCAGATAGTAGAAGAAGGGCCCCAGCCACAGCAGCACTGACAGGACCACAGCGCAGGAGAAGAGGCCAGCCAGCtgcagggaaggaaagacaggagaacctcctccagccccacctgGGTGGGAGCCGGTCTCGCTGGCCAGCCTGTCTCATCTGCTTCAGAATCCCCGCCCCCCAAGTCTCCCTCCTCCCAAACCTCCTTCCACACAAACAGGTGGCCTCCTCACCCTCTTCTTGATGCTGTCAGTCACACTTAGCCCCTCCCCAGGCTAAGTGCCTATCATTTGCCCGTCTCCTCCAGGTGTATGCAGTTCACCCTCCCTATTCTgttctttcgttttgttttttgagacagggttcctctgtgtagccttggctatcctggactcactttgtagaccaggctggccttgaacgcacaatgattcgcctgcctctgcctctcaagtgctgggattaaaggtgtgagccaccacacccggctatacCCTCCCTCTTCTTGTAGCCCGCCTCCATCTGAAAAGGTCCTTTGGTATTAATGACAAGCAGACTAACATCTGCTAAGGAAACCaacaaagtggggtgggggggcggggggactaGGGTGAGAGTGGCGTGTAatacttctttcctttttaaagagatCTTTATGGGAAACATCAGAATTCCATCTCTTACATTtataggtgtgtggtgtgtgtgtgtgtgtgtgtgtgtgcatgtgctcactTGTTCATGTTTGAGTGTGGGTAGAAGTACAAGTGTGTGTAGGGACAATACACCTGCGTCACAGTTCTTGTAGAGTTCCACACAGGGACCTTTCCTCTGTCACCCTCCACCTttctcactgaggcagggtctctcagtcaaacccagagcttggtGACACAGAGCAGCCTAGCTAGTCCCCTGGCCCTGGCATCTCTGTCTTCCAGACAGGGCCCCATGCCCATAGAGCTGGAGAATTGAGCTCCTGGCCTTTATATCCACGGGGAGCCAATGTTCAAGCACAGCAGTTCTCTGTTCACCAGCCTGCCTTGAGCCCCACAAGAGCCCCCTGGCCTCAGTCAGCCTTCCTACTTCAGAATTctactgttgtttttaattacatctGGAATGTcatagcttttttctttcttcctcttcttcttctttttaattaattaatttatttatttattttatgtgtatatatgtatgtacacctgcatgtcagaagagggcatcagatcacattatagatggttgtgagccaccatgtggttgctgggaattgaactcaggacctctagaagagtagacagtgctcctaaccactgagccatctctccagcctgatgtCATAGCTTTTGTCAgttccttgtgctgggattaaaggcgtgcgccaccacgcccggctctccacTACTGTCTTAAGCCTCCTCTGTATACTCCCTTCTCTCATTCCCATCCTCCAACGCTAGATGCTATGGCATATCCACCTGTTTCTCCACCCTCTGCTGTCTCCCCGGTCTGAATGCCCTGTCCTTTCTCCTCAGGCAAGGACGTCGTCTTACCTGCGTATTCCCACCAGCATCCACTAATAAGCTGGTTGTAGCCAGTGTGGCCGAGTTGGGaaagcaagagaagagagaggaaatgaggtTGGAGACACCGTGGGCCAAGAGTTCCTAGAAGGAAGAGCAGTgggatgaagagaaagaagacagaggcatTGTGGGTAGTAAAGCTAAGGAGGGGTTAATTCTGATACAGCCAAGAGTCACACCTGGTTGGGGTCTATAGCATAGCTATACTTGTCTGCATAGATGGAGGCTAGGGAGGTGGACACAGCAAAAGTAACCAAGGCAATGGGCAGCGAATCGGCCAGTATCCTGGGCAGCTCATCCAGGGTCGGGAGGAGGGGTCGGGGAAAtctagagagagagggagggatccACCGTAAGGGTGTGGTTGGGTATTACAGGGAAATAGGATGGGGCAGGCGAAGGGAGGGTATCTGTGGGAGAGGTAGGGGAAGAAAAAGCTGGCATCTTCTTTCTCTCACCCTCTAGGCAACAGTCCCACCACCTTCACGTTGTATCTTGTGTCCAGAGAAGAGGTGAAACacagcacagaggccagaagcaccTGAAGAAAGTAACACATTAGGGCCTagaaagaggcaggaggggggggggggcgtggggagggtgggggaggccTTTGGTGAAAGAGAATCTCTTTGGTGAAAGAGAATCCCAGTGGGGGTCCGGGTGTTCTCAAGGTGTAGCAGCGGCTGAGGCCACAGTGCAGGAAGAGGCACAGCgttggcctggagagatagaCAAAGGGAGGTGGGCAGAAACCTTTGGGGTTGACGGACAGTTGAGCCGTTCTAAATGAAGACGCTGCACTGTATCTGAGCCTATTTGAGTTACCAGTGGGAAGCTCTGACACTCATTTACAAAGGAATAGAATAATCTTGGGGATTACACAGGAATCAAGTAATCGTTGGGAAAGTACGCGGGCCAACGAGACCTCTCACTTCTGACATTTGTGCATTCCACAAGGGGGCAGCAGCCTTCAGATACTACAGGACAGGAAGGGATGGGACACAGCAGGGCCCAGGGACCTAGGGCACCCTCACCATGACAACTTCTCCAGGGATTGGAGTGGGTAGCCTGTCCCGGAATCGCACGTTCAGCTCCTTGACCGGCACTAGCAACGCCAGGCTGAGCGCCGAGATGGTCAGTTCCGCAGGACTGCTCCGAGGCAGTGCCGTGAGCACCGCAGCCAGCGTCTGCGAGCAGGGACCGTGAGCAAAGGCCAGATGTCAGCATTGAttgacacacacacccccacccccccaacccccccaccccccccccccccgccgccagaCTCAACACTAATCCATCAAAGGCATCTACCTCTCTGGCGCCCTCACGCACCCTCCTTCCTTGTTGCTtactccatccctccttctcctttccagtTGCCCTTTTCCAGTGACTTCTAGAAATCTCTTTTCCCACACCCACCTTGAAGAGGGAAAAGCAGCCGATCTGGCGTGGGAGAGACAATCCTAAGAGGCTTGGCAGCTGGGACACCAGCACGTGCAGCGCGGCCCCGCTGGTCAGCGCCTTGACCACAGGCTCGGATAAAAATGTGGACAGGACACCAAGCTGCAGCATGAACATCCCCAGCTGTAGAGAAGGCGGCGGGGGCGGGAGGTGAGGTAGGGGGTGTGAAATCTCCAACAGACCAGCCAGCTGCAATGCACCAGCTTCCCCACTGCACATCTGCCCCTCAGGACCTGAACCCAAGGCTGTTCCTaacctccccacttccccaccccatcTGTTCTGGTCCTCTTCGGTGGACCCATCCTCTAGGTTCCTCACGGGGTGCTCCCTTACCATCAGTGTTCCACTCCCGAAGGCCACAGCAGCTGCTGCCCCAACTCTCTGAGCTTCCAATTGCTCCCTTTCGATTGTACTGAGGTTCCCCGCGAGGGGTTCGGGCACCAGCCTCTCAACTACCGAACCGGTCATTAGGCTGAGTACTGCGAAAGTTCCTGCAGCCATGGGCCAAATGCAGAGTTAGCAGTCGTGCAGCATGAGGCAGAGGAACAGTTCTGGAGCCTGGGTGTGGCTGTCCTAGCTGCTCTTTTAGCTGCCTACTTGAAGACCCTGGGGTCACAAGCTGATGCAGCAGCCGGGAACCAGTGGCCAGGGAGGGAAAGTGCACCCACTTGTAAAAAGTGTCCCCACCTCAGACTCTCAGCAGACCGTGTGCTAAGTGTGCACCTCTTTCCCTTCAAGGCC contains:
- the B4galnt1 gene encoding beta-1,4 N-acetylgalactosaminyltransferase 1, whose amino-acid sequence is MRLGHRALYALVLLLACASLGLLYARTRDAPGLPSPLALWSPPQGPPRLDPLDLAPEPRYAHIPVRIKEHVVGRLTQNNCSCESRGGRFALPFQRQIRAVDLSKAFDPEELRAVSVLREQEYQAFLARSPSLAEQLLIAPANSPLQYPLQGVEVQPLRSILVPGLSLQELSIQEVYQVSLAASLGTWDVAGEVTGVTLTGEGQPNLILASSSLDKLNRQLQLVTYNSRSYQANTADTVRFSTKGHEVAFTIRIRHPPNPRLYPPSSLPQGAQYNISALVTIATKTFLRYDRLRTLIASIRRFYPTVTIVIADDSDKPERISDPYVEHYFMPFAKGWFAGRNLAVSQVTTKYVLWADDDFVFTARTRLEKLVDVLERTPLDLVGGAVREISGFSTTYRHLLSLEPGAPGLGDCLRQKRGYHHELVGFPSCVVTDGVANFFLARTDKVREVGFDPRLNRVAHLEFFLDGLGSLRVGSCSDVVVDHASKVKLPWVSKGAGAETYARYRYPGSLDQSQVAKTRLLFFKHRLQCMTSE
- the LOC127210883 gene encoding solute carrier family 26 member 10, translated to MSGPLVSETCSGLEDASDSKSPLSSRFREPLTHARFQELFGGAEQEPELSAEPCLPWLCRLWRRRTCACSGPGAWRVLLARLPPLRWLPHYRWRAWLLGDAVAGVTVGVVHVPQGMAFALLASVPPVFGLYTSFFPVLIYSLLGTGRHLSTGTFAVLSLMTGSVVERLVPEPLAGNLSTIEREQLEAQRVGAAAAVAFGSGTLMLGMFMLQLGVLSTFLSEPVVKALTSGAALHVLVSQLPSLLGLSLPRQIGCFSLFKTLAAVLTALPRSSPAELTISALSLALLVPVKELNVRFRDRLPTPIPGEVVMVLLASVLCFTSSLDTRYNVKVVGLLPRGFPRPLLPTLDELPRILADSLPIALVTFAVSTSLASIYADKYSYAIDPNQELLAHGVSNLISSLFSCFPNSATLATTSLLVDAGGNTQLAGLFSCAVVLSVLLWLGPFFYYLPKAVLACINISSMRQMLFQMRELPQLWRVSHVDFAVWMVTWLAVVTLNVDLGLAVGVVVSMMTVVCRTQRVQCLALGLAEGTELYRPLRESHKLLQVPGLCILSYPAPLYFATRGQFRRIMEWHLGLGERSVPGAEPIRVVVLDFSGIPFADAAGAGEVVQLTRRCQDAGICLLLAQCNALVLETLTRAGLLERMTPEQLFVSVQDAAAHALERLKPTGPKICTVWV